From the genome of Methanobrevibacter smithii ATCC 35061, one region includes:
- a CDS encoding DUF2085 domain-containing protein, with protein MNICKYLCHQKPERSFFYKEKQFPVCSRCTGIVIGAAAGFVLASLTQPNLIFVLGFIPLIIDGTTQYYGLRTSNNTLRFVTGLLCGFSIPFVVFKTESVILNYF; from the coding sequence ATGAATATCTGCAAATATTTATGCCATCAGAAACCTGAAAGGTCATTTTTCTACAAAGAAAAGCAGTTTCCAGTTTGCAGCAGATGTACAGGAATTGTTATAGGTGCGGCTGCAGGGTTTGTTTTAGCTAGTTTAACCCAACCTAATTTAATTTTTGTTTTAGGATTTATTCCATTAATTATTGACGGAACTACACAGTATTACGGTTTAAGAACAAGCAATAACACTTTAAGATTTGTTACAGGTTTGTTATGTGGCTTTTCAATACCTTTCGTTGTTTTTAAAACAGAATCAGTTATACTCAATTATTTCTAA
- a CDS encoding zinc ribbon domain-containing protein — MNQDEYIGNIVKNGVIALIIGFIITGILYSVMYSINGIEMYAGFIILGALYGFLFIKLDIFKNELDLIITNAVFAFFGSYVSIHLIFTSALKIAMNSSLLTYQFIGICIIAAVVVNYIRDTYLEINPLGSINLNLGKLPTVICPECGVEVNAENIFCSECGHKFSFIHCPECGAKLDEEGAFCQECGYKLEDDSKKEEVKEDNSKNDISLKKEVKEDNSKKDISLKKEVKEDNSKKEDNLKSCSNCGTKVSEDSKFCPECGNKIR, encoded by the coding sequence TTGAATCAAGATGAATATATAGGAAATATTGTTAAAAATGGAGTTATAGCATTAATTATAGGATTTATTATAACTGGCATTTTATATTCTGTAATGTATTCAATAAACGGAATTGAAATGTATGCCGGTTTTATAATTTTAGGAGCACTCTACGGGTTCCTGTTTATAAAATTAGACATTTTTAAAAATGAACTGGATTTAATCATAACAAATGCTGTTTTTGCATTCTTTGGTTCATATGTAAGCATACATTTAATATTTACAAGTGCATTGAAAATAGCTATGAATTCTTCACTGCTGACTTATCAGTTTATAGGAATCTGTATTATTGCAGCTGTTGTTGTTAACTACATCCGTGACACTTATCTGGAAATTAATCCTTTAGGGTCAATTAACCTGAATTTGGGAAAATTGCCTACAGTTATCTGTCCTGAATGCGGTGTTGAAGTCAATGCCGAAAATATATTCTGTTCTGAATGCGGCCATAAGTTCAGTTTTATACATTGTCCTGAATGCGGTGCAAAATTAGATGAGGAAGGTGCATTCTGTCAGGAATGCGGTTATAAATTAGAAGATGACTCTAAAAAAGAAGAAGTTAAAGAAGATAACTCTAAAAATGACATTTCCCTAAAAAAAGAAGTTAAAGAAGATAACTCTAAAAAAGACATTTCCCTAAAAAAAGAAGTTAAAGAAGATAACTCTAAAAAAGAAGATAACCTTAAAAGCTGTTCCAATTGCGGAACTAAAGTAAGCGAAGATTCCAAATTCTGTCCCGAATGCGGAAATAAAATCAGATGA
- a CDS encoding UvrD-helicase domain-containing protein, whose translation MDFCSECGSMILNGSKCPMCGCIKTAETKEVKKTPRPEKKKTNKKPVIETFTKDIKTEPEKIASKNGKYLKKDYKSIDDLDDKTRQELLANDKFFKTVNSKPLDTQQKIACVLDSKNVQIIAGAGTGKTFTLIAKIKYLIAKKHVRPEDILCLSFSNTSVRDLKGKLPENVEIRTFHSLGRSVIKQHHKVSVIENNEILAIINDYLANANTDTLKDILEFCDSYFLNIESYIIRRNDRKELLNELKEAFTKVAFKPLLADFINLFKGNNFTKDYFSYFRSSNDDKDHDIFLKIAEDFYSYYQKYLDMHQQIDFNDMINESSKLIKKYGLKKHYRYILVDEYQDTTYTNYNLIKSLQDKTDAHLTVVGDDWQSIYGFRGTNIEFFSHFEEYFENPQRIFIEKTYRNPQELIDIAGSFIMKNPKQIRKSLKSPKNLKKPVKIIYPQKNPIEKREMIYNLIKDLSKKSEDVLILGRTNNNINQFIKHRNLVKKGNLKKDKFLRILDKTDKSMNNVYYRTLHSSKGLEADNVIIINMVDDYLGFPSKLKTHSVLNYVNTKNYDYKYSEERRLFYVGLTRSKNNVYLISDKNNPSEFIEELIDDSLENLEIIEYN comes from the coding sequence ATGGATTTTTGTAGTGAATGCGGATCAATGATACTAAATGGCAGCAAATGCCCGATGTGCGGCTGTATAAAAACTGCTGAAACTAAGGAAGTTAAAAAAACACCACGGCCAGAAAAGAAAAAAACAAATAAAAAGCCAGTTATTGAAACATTCACTAAAGATATTAAAACAGAACCTGAAAAAATAGCCAGCAAAAACGGCAAGTACTTGAAAAAAGACTACAAAAGTATTGATGATTTGGATGATAAAACTAGACAGGAGCTGCTGGCTAATGATAAGTTTTTTAAAACAGTAAACAGCAAACCTTTAGACACACAGCAAAAAATAGCCTGTGTTTTAGATTCCAAAAATGTTCAAATCATTGCAGGAGCAGGAACAGGAAAAACATTTACTTTAATTGCAAAAATAAAATATCTGATAGCTAAAAAGCATGTCAGACCTGAAGATATTTTGTGTCTGTCATTTTCAAATACTTCTGTCAGGGATTTAAAAGGAAAGCTTCCGGAAAATGTTGAGATAAGGACATTTCACAGTCTGGGAAGATCAGTCATTAAGCAGCACCATAAAGTGTCAGTTATTGAAAACAATGAAATATTGGCTATAATAAATGATTATCTGGCCAATGCAAATACTGATACATTAAAAGATATTCTTGAATTTTGCGATTCATATTTTTTAAACATTGAAAGCTACATCATTAGAAGAAATGACAGAAAAGAGTTATTGAATGAATTGAAAGAAGCATTTACAAAAGTGGCATTTAAACCCCTGCTTGCAGATTTTATAAATTTATTTAAGGGCAACAATTTTACAAAAGATTATTTCAGCTATTTCAGAAGCAGTAACGATGACAAGGACCATGACATCTTCCTAAAAATCGCTGAAGATTTCTACAGTTACTATCAGAAATACTTGGATATGCACCAGCAGATTGATTTTAATGACATGATAAATGAATCAAGCAAGCTGATTAAAAAATACGGGCTGAAAAAACATTACAGATACATACTGGTTGATGAATATCAGGATACCACATATACCAATTATAATCTGATTAAAAGCCTGCAGGATAAAACAGATGCACATCTGACAGTTGTAGGTGATGACTGGCAGTCAATATACGGATTTAGAGGAACAAACATTGAATTTTTCTCACATTTTGAAGAGTATTTTGAAAATCCTCAAAGAATATTCATTGAAAAAACATACAGGAACCCTCAGGAGCTGATTGACATAGCAGGTAGCTTCATTATGAAAAACCCTAAACAAATTAGGAAATCTCTTAAGTCTCCTAAAAATCTGAAAAAACCTGTTAAAATAATCTATCCTCAAAAAAATCCTATAGAAAAAAGAGAAATGATTTATAATCTTATAAAAGATCTCTCTAAAAAATCCGAAGATGTATTAATCTTAGGCAGAACAAACAACAACATCAACCAGTTTATAAAACACAGAAATCTGGTTAAAAAAGGCAATCTGAAAAAAGACAAATTCTTACGAATTTTAGACAAAACAGACAAATCAATGAATAATGTTTACTACAGAACCCTGCATTCATCTAAAGGTCTGGAAGCAGATAATGTGATTATAATCAATATGGTTGATGACTATTTAGGTTTTCCATCAAAATTAAAAACCCACAGTGTTTTGAATTATGTAAATACCAAAAATTATGATTACAAATATTCAGAAGAACGCAGATTATTCTATGTAGGTTTAACCCGCTCTAAAAATAATGTTTACTTAATAAGTGATAAAAATAACCCTTCAGAATTCATTGAAGAGCTGATAGATGACAGCTTGGAAAATTTAGAAATAATTGAGTATAACTGA
- a CDS encoding winged helix-turn-helix domain-containing protein, producing MNKKELYSAIGFIKISKTRQKILKCLENKYMLPSEIALKTDLGTTQVSNALSDLKNKRLVECINEEDKKGRIYEITKLGLEVLNQIKKL from the coding sequence ATGAACAAAAAAGAACTTTATTCAGCTATTGGATTTATAAAAATATCAAAAACACGTCAAAAAATATTAAAATGTCTTGAAAATAAGTATATGTTGCCTTCTGAAATTGCACTAAAAACAGATTTAGGAACTACACAAGTATCTAATGCACTTTCAGACTTAAAAAACAAAAGATTAGTTGAATGTATTAATGAAGAAGACAAAAAAGGAAGAATATATGAAATAACTAAACTTGGATTGGAAGTTTTAAACCAAATAAAAAAATTATAA
- a CDS encoding zinc ribbon domain-containing protein, with amino-acid sequence MSEDHNKKEHKHCPFCGHHVDEDDMICPHCGLFIP; translated from the coding sequence ATGTCTGAAGATCATAATAAAAAAGAACACAAACACTGTCCTTTTTGCGGACACCATGTAGATGAAGATGATATGATTTGCCCTCACTGCGGATTATTCATCCCATAA
- a CDS encoding zinc-ribbon domain-containing protein, producing the protein MVQCRECNSEVSDKAKFCPKCRTPLKSNEDVPKSPKIVSDKKGGFNPILIIGIIAIVAIAALGAGLLLGGGSDDSPAAVNNTAESDDVAEDVNPAPASANVTYVCSQKSDKFHLPECEWAQKINPKNKITYNSRDAAVADGRIPCQVCNP; encoded by the coding sequence ATGGTTCAATGTCGTGAATGTAATAGTGAAGTTTCAGATAAGGCAAAGTTCTGCCCCAAATGCAGAACTCCCTTAAAAAGTAATGAAGATGTTCCAAAAAGTCCTAAAATAGTCAGTGATAAGAAAGGTGGTTTCAATCCTATTTTGATTATTGGTATAATAGCTATTGTAGCTATTGCTGCATTAGGTGCAGGTCTGCTTTTAGGTGGTGGAAGTGATGATTCACCTGCTGCTGTAAATAATACTGCTGAGAGTGATGATGTTGCTGAAGATGTAAATCCTGCTCCTGCAAGTGCCAATGTTACTTATGTCTGTTCTCAAAAGTCTGACAAGTTTCATTTGCCTGAGTGTGAATGGGCTCAAAAGATAAATCCTAAAAACAAGATTACTTATAATTCCAGAGATGCTGCTGTAGCAGATGGAAGGATTCCATGTCAGGTTTGTAATCCTTAA
- a CDS encoding tetratricopeptide repeat protein, translating to MSYDNIIAEIKSNLTGNKDNDKDYIINQFKVFNSKEIHLELGRLLWELMSDEEQKEYKKAVIQDIPVDEFIKSVYSYLNYGDFETALKELEDYMEIIPFKFRENPQFDYFYFNNPLEEELFRKYFKTPKELKVIPFGEEYPRVFYLYGVVLMNLSEFDKAESALKKALSYNPVSGEILSTLSALYDGNYDLNNLKKTAVEILKFSYDPREIAKAYRDLGYCYYENKKCNISKALYEQSLNYENHPRAQIELQLINSYLHIDETDIKKVLNDENIPANINDDILEISMFLALDFEKKNLLNQSLYFYGVLYNLTHDEEVLTKINDLKHRL from the coding sequence ATGTCTTATGATAATATAATAGCTGAAATCAAATCCAATTTAACCGGAAATAAAGATAATGACAAAGATTATATAATTAATCAGTTTAAGGTTTTCAACTCAAAGGAAATCCATTTGGAACTTGGCAGATTGCTTTGGGAGTTGATGAGTGATGAAGAACAAAAAGAGTATAAAAAAGCTGTTATTCAGGATATACCTGTTGACGAATTCATAAAATCAGTTTACAGTTATCTGAATTATGGGGATTTTGAAACAGCCCTAAAAGAGCTTGAAGATTACATGGAAATTATACCATTTAAATTTAGGGAAAATCCTCAATTTGATTATTTTTACTTTAATAATCCTTTGGAAGAGGAGTTATTCAGAAAATATTTTAAAACACCAAAAGAGCTGAAAGTAATTCCGTTTGGTGAGGAATATCCGAGAGTCTTTTACCTGTATGGTGTTGTGCTTATGAATTTATCTGAATTTGACAAGGCTGAAAGTGCACTTAAAAAAGCTCTATCCTATAATCCTGTTTCTGGTGAGATTTTATCTACATTATCTGCATTATATGACGGAAATTATGATTTGAATAATTTGAAGAAAACAGCAGTTGAAATTTTAAAGTTCAGCTATGATCCAAGAGAAATAGCTAAAGCGTATAGGGATTTGGGATACTGCTACTATGAAAATAAGAAGTGTAACATATCAAAGGCATTATATGAACAAAGTTTAAACTATGAAAATCATCCGAGGGCACAAATAGAACTGCAATTAATAAACAGCTATCTGCATATTGATGAAACAGACATTAAAAAAGTTTTAAATGATGAAAATATTCCGGCAAATATTAATGATGATATTTTGGAAATATCAATGTTTTTAGCTTTGGATTTTGAAAAGAAAAATCTTTTAAATCAGTCCTTGTATTTTTATGGTGTTTTATATAACTTAACTCATGATGAAGAAGTTTTAACTAAAATTAATGATTTAAAACATAGATTATAA
- a CDS encoding zinc-ribbon domain-containing protein: MKYCPKCGSEIKNNMKFCQKCGAKLPADHINLNNEYCKHCGSAIPKGATRCPKCDRYLDEAANDSHSVATVIGYIFSFLVPLAAVVAGIYLLTQKNENVHKHGACIIIIAVGVMCITYLYYIKFL; this comes from the coding sequence ATGAAATATTGTCCAAAATGCGGCAGCGAAATAAAAAACAATATGAAGTTTTGCCAAAAGTGCGGAGCCAAACTTCCTGCTGACCACATAAATTTAAACAATGAATACTGCAAGCATTGCGGTTCAGCAATTCCCAAGGGAGCCACCAGATGCCCAAAATGCGACAGATATTTAGATGAAGCTGCAAATGACAGCCATAGTGTTGCTACTGTAATAGGATATATCTTTTCTTTTTTAGTTCCTTTAGCAGCTGTTGTTGCAGGCATTTACTTATTAACTCAGAAAAATGAAAACGTCCATAAACACGGAGCATGCATTATCATCATAGCTGTTGGAGTCATGTGCATCACATATTTATACTATATTAAATTTTTATAA
- a CDS encoding zinc-ribbon domain-containing protein, producing MNCPNCGAEVLSDNEKFCRKCGFKLVDSEVKKATVISEDIPKTRCRSCNNMIDNNLRICPYCGSNPNSSSTYASSASKTNSSSSSDSDCWGCCGLIVVIVIILYIIGLIF from the coding sequence ATGAATTGTCCTAACTGTGGAGCTGAAGTATTATCAGATAATGAAAAATTTTGCAGAAAATGCGGTTTTAAATTGGTTGATTCAGAAGTTAAAAAAGCTACTGTAATTTCAGAAGATATTCCAAAAACACGGTGCCGCAGCTGCAATAATATGATAGACAACAATTTAAGAATTTGTCCCTACTGCGGATCAAATCCAAATTCATCTTCAACATATGCATCATCAGCATCCAAAACAAACAGCAGCAGCTCAAGTGACAGTGACTGCTGGGGATGCTGTGGTTTAATTGTAGTTATTGTAATTATATTGTATATTATAGGATTGATATTTTGA